CACCAGAGGGAGCATATTCTTTGCCACGATCTGATTCCCCGCGCTCGTCGCATGGGTCCTATCAGCCTGCATCATTCCGTCGACGCCGAAGACGCCCTTCAGCACAAAGGGCAGTATCGGCACATGGTGCTTTGCTGCGAGCATCGCGTACGTGTCGTTGAACTGCTTGATGTAGTCAGGGCCATAGTCAGGCGGCAGAGTAATTCCAGCGAGAACGACCTTCGTGCCACTGGCCTTCAGGGTGGCAACAATCTTATCCAGGTTTGTGCGTGAGTCTTCAATGCGAAGGCCGCGCAACCCATCGTTCCCGCCAAACTCCACCACTACCACTACCGGCTTTAGCGCAAGCACCGTGTCGAGACGGTCCACGCCGTCCTTGGTCGTATTGCCGCTGATGCCCTCGTTGACGACGCGGTAGTTATATCCTTCAGTATTCAGATCCGTCTGAAGATAGTCAGGATAGCTCTGCCCGAGGTCAGTTCCGTATCCAGCAGTAAGGCTGTCGCCGAAGCAGACGATGACCGGCCGCTTATCGCTCGTGGCCACCGGGGAGGGCAGGGAAGCCGCATCCGGAGCCGCGCTCTCGGCAATCGGCTGACTCGAATCGGCCACCTCGGACGGTTTCGCTGTCTTGTCGGCGCGGCAGCCACTCGGCAAGAGCACCGCTACCAAGAGAGACAAGACCGCTAAAATAGCTACAGATACTGTTCTCCGCATCTTTACATTGTTCTCCACATCTCTACAAAGTAACAAAACCGTTGCCGAAGAAGGAGAGTCACCGAAGTTGACATCATCCACTCCCATGATCGCCGTCGAAGGTCTTCGCAAGTCGATCCGCAATGGTCCTCGTACCGTAGACATTCTCAAAGGACTTGACTTCACCATTCCACGCGGGCAGTTCGCCGCTATCATGGGTTCGAGCGGCAGTGGAAAGTCCACACTTCTCGGCCTTCTGGCCGGTCTCGATACCCCCAGCGCCGGCAACGTCCACCTGAACGGCACCGCCATCAGCTATCTCCCGGAGGACAAGCTCGCGCAGGTTCGCGGAAAGACCATCGGATTCGTCTTCCAGTCGTATCAACTGATTCCAACGCTGACTGCACTCGAAAACGTCCTCCTGCCGCACGAGCTTAACGACGACACCAAAGAAAGTGGCCTCACCCGCGCGCGTGACCTGCTCTCGAGCGTCGGCCTTGGCGACCGCATGGACCACTATCCCGTCCAGCTCTCTGGTGGTGAGCAGCAGCGGGTAGCTCTCGCCCGTGCCTTCATCCTCCGCCCGCCCATCGTCCTCGCCGACGAGCCCACCGGAAATCTCGACACCACCAACGGCGCTCACGTGCTCGAACTTCTGCTCAATCTGAATCGTACCGAAGGCACCACCCTCGTCCTCGTGACGCACGATCCAGTGCTTGCCAGCTACGCGAACCGCCGCATCACTCTGCGCGATGGCCTGATCATCGCCGATGAGATCAATCCCACCCCGGCCGAGACCTCCCGTGAAGCCGCCCTGACCGAGGGCTGATGGCGACCCTCTCCTATCGCTCCGCCGCAAAGATCGCCGCCCGCGAGATGCACTCCTCCCGCGGAAAGTTCTTCTTCGTCATTCTCTCCGTCGCCATCGGCGTCGCCGCGCTCACCGGAGTACGCGGCTTCTCCTCCTCCTTCCGCAGCACCCTGCTCAATCGAGCCCGCAGCATCATGGCCGCCGACCTGTCCGCGAGGATGTTCCAACAGCCAACGCCCGACCAGCAGAAGGCCTTGGACGAGATCGCAGCAACCGGCGTCGAGATCACCCCCGTCACCGAGCTGCTTTCGATGGCGTCCTCCGCGAAGACACTCGACCCGCTACTGGTCTCGCTCAAGTCGGTCGATCCCGCAAAGTACCCATTCTACGGACAAGTCGAACTCGCCCCCTCCGCCCAACTGAAGACCGTACTCGACGCAAACACCGTTGCCGTTGCCGACGACCTCCTCGTTCGATTGA
The nucleotide sequence above comes from Tunturibacter empetritectus. Encoded proteins:
- a CDS encoding arylesterase, encoding MRRTVSVAILAVLSLLVAVLLPSGCRADKTAKPSEVADSSQPIAESAAPDAASLPSPVATSDKRPVIVCFGDSLTAGYGTDLGQSYPDYLQTDLNTEGYNYRVVNEGISGNTTKDGVDRLDTVLALKPVVVVVEFGGNDGLRGLRIEDSRTNLDKIVATLKASGTKVVLAGITLPPDYGPDYIKQFNDTYAMLAAKHHVPILPFVLKGVFGVDGMMQADRTHATSAGNQIVAKNMLPLVKPLLKK
- a CDS encoding ABC transporter ATP-binding protein gives rise to the protein MIAVEGLRKSIRNGPRTVDILKGLDFTIPRGQFAAIMGSSGSGKSTLLGLLAGLDTPSAGNVHLNGTAISYLPEDKLAQVRGKTIGFVFQSYQLIPTLTALENVLLPHELNDDTKESGLTRARDLLSSVGLGDRMDHYPVQLSGGEQQRVALARAFILRPPIVLADEPTGNLDTTNGAHVLELLLNLNRTEGTTLVLVTHDPVLASYANRRITLRDGLIIADEINPTPAETSREAALTEG